The Chlorocebus sabaeus isolate Y175 chromosome 11, mChlSab1.0.hap1, whole genome shotgun sequence genomic interval tatCGGCCtcgcgaagtgctgggattacaggcatgagccaccacacctggcctgcattCATCTTAATGCAAGGAGAGAATCTGTGCATTTTAAAGTAGTGATCCCCTCTAAATGTGTCCTTTTAAACATTTCCCCTGTCTTTGCAGTATATCATGTATGAAATGGCTCAtgtttttagataaaaataaatcaaataggcATTAACTATTTTTGCACTGAAGAAATCTTTCAGTACCTATAGTTGTGCCACTGAAGTGTCAGAAGAGATCTAAAATCATGTATTAGGTCTGGAAGAGACCTGAGGGGTCATCTGGTCAACCagcttattttacaaatgagacacAGGCTGGCAGCTCTCCCACAGCCTGTCACACAGGGAGTGGGTGGTACACACAAGATGATAACTCAGGCTTTTTTCCAATTTCAGCTGCCCtcagttttccatttcatttggCAGTTGTGCATTTTGGCATTTGCTGTATTCACACACTTTGGTTTGTAGGAAATTACCAAGTTTTAATGTATGAACGATTGAGGTGAAGGCAGAATATTGTCACAGAAACACTTGATGGATAGTTTTGCTCCTCTGCTTAAGTCTGATGGAAACACTTGAAATAAAATTGACTTTAACTCAGTAGTCCCTTTTTCTCATAACCAAAAATGAAGTCCCCGACTATGTAACCAACTGTCTCATAGCAAATGTTTCTGACCTTTTAGAACAGAAGAATCCATAACAGAAGATGACAAGAGGAGGTATGTTTGGTGTTGCAGCTGGCTTTAGTTTGAATGGTTTTGGCCATACCTCATGGATTTAACACACTGTAGCACATTCCCAATAACACAGATTCCTCCAGGAAAACTATTGGCACAGAGAATACAGGTAGGGGCATATGGTCTGAAAAAGAACTTGCCCAGGATTCATCATCTTTCCTCCTTCCAAGCAAACTTGGTTTTTGTTCTATGCATGTGGCGTGTGCTAATTTTCATCCTATGACGTTTGGGTGTGCTCTTCTCCCTAACTGGACGGCTTCCCTTCATTCTCTCAGCCTTCCCTGTCCTGCTACTTCTCTGATTAACTGCACTCCACCctcatttctctcttgctctctctgccCTCATTTTATATCTCCCTATTAGTAAGATAACTTTGTGTGTCCATAATGCCTATTGTCATACCACGTTGACCACTCTGAATTCTTGATAAATGTTGACTGTAACATGTCACTGTATAATATTTAATACTATACTAAATTGTGACATCccaaattcttttcttctttctcattacaagtaaaatatcttaaaattctaATGCAaatacaactttcttttttttttttttaatagcttctTTTTAACCTAGGAAACCAATTATATTCCCAAGGGCcataatattctaaattctaCTTTTGAAAAACCATGAgctattttaataattatgtaattGTTTGGAGTACTCCATGCTTCTGTTGCTTCCTGTAAATAGATAGTACCATTTAAattgatttgatttctttttatcaaGAAACTATGGAGGAGTATATGTTGGCCTACCGTCTGAAGCTGTCAATATGGTGTCCAGTCAAACAAAGACGGTTCGGAAAAGTAAGTGAAATCATGTGCTACTGATTTTCCGTTcttacttatttttgtgttttatgaaAAAGCATGAAATTTGTATTTTGGCTTGCTTGACTCAATCTATGTGTTGGCTATAGTGAACCATGTATAAGTACTGTCCATTGCAGTCATTGGTTGAAATGGCTACCCACATGGTAAGAAGAATTCTAGAGCATAATTTAGCTTTTATTTGTGGTTATGctccatatttttaatttcttgttaaTTTTAGTGATGATCAGTGTGAAAATGAAAGCTAATATTTATGTAAGTTTATGGCGTTTTCATAGAACAGAAAGGTAAATTTCTGTAATATAAGATGACTGATAAGCAATCTGCTGTTTAAAGGAAAAGTAATTGCCTATtgcaaaattaaatgaaatgaggCTCCATTTTCTGAGTTGTAATAGTTAGCAATTATGGGGCCAATGAAGTCCTTTTGACTAATAGGCACCTTTTGATTGATAGATAGCTTCTTGCTCAAGGCAGTTTTTAAGTGAGGCTCATGGCAAACAATGCTGATTTACAAAACCACTGTACAAGGTATTGTCTGATGTATAGTTTTAAATGACTATTAATATGTTCGCTTTATACACAAGgctatattacatttttttaacatACTATATTTGTTCCTCATTGTTCTTCCTGTACTTTGTGATTTAGACTAGCAAATACTTATATGTCATTACTGTTTACAGTTCTATAGAAAATTAGAATATGTTATTTATAATCTGAACATTcaacttttcttaattttctctttcagattagaagaaaataacatcATGACTCAAGAATCAAGAGGTACtgtgtatttttctaaataattctatatatttaGACTTGTTGATGAATGGACTGTAGATATTATTTGCTCTATATTTCTAAGAAATCCTGAACTTCACAATttaaagaaggggtttcatccTATGGAATTGAGTGTGTTTTATTGCAAAGAGGTGAATAATCAGATCAATTTTCTTTCATctactttttttccatttcattttgttaaaaatgaaacttaatttgTTTAGTAAGAGCAAGCTAAGTGTCTACCTAAAACGTTGAGATCTCACCCTTCTTCACTGCAAAAATCTTTGAGGGCCTAGGACTTGAGAAATGGCAGGGAGAGACCAGAGAGGCTAGACCTGGGAATTAGATTAGAATCGATTTTAAGTGGTATTAGCCAGTGGTTAATACACAGAGAGGAGATGTGTCAGTACCAAAACTCCAGTAGAGATGGGCAGTCGATCAATTAAGTCCCAAACACTTAATATTGATTCTAATCTAACTGAACAGAGATGTAATTAGGCAGGAAGGAATAGTAAGAATCAGAGTATAAGTTAACAGATTGGTTTTACAAAATACATTCAGTATGGAGACGACGAAGAGCTAGGAGTTAGAATTATAATAAGACAAACAAGAATAAGGACAAGAGAAAAATAGCTTTCATTTATTAACTGCCCTGCATACCAGTCTCTAAAAGACATGGAGCAGCATTTCCATACAGACAAAGAATCTTCGTTCACTGGGTCCAACAACACATTCCATGCTGGGCTCCCCACTGTATTTCACTCTTGCTGAATGACACGCAGCCTCTTTTGAAGCCTCCAGTGATTAGGAATGTCCTATCTCCTGAGATAGCCCATTCTCTTCTGGAAGTCAGGCAGCCTTGGTTTTGAATTCAGGCTCTCATTGACTAGCTGGGCAAGTTCCTTCCCCTTTATGACCTCAGTTTTGTTATCTGAAAAATGGAGCCAATACTTAAACAGAAGAGTTGCTGATTGgattaaatatgaaataaatggtAGCATCTGCTATCATCATTGTCGTCACCACcatactattaatttttttaataaccaAAATCTAACCGTTGGCAGACCAAAAGCAAGACTGATTTGATACTGAACCAACTTCTCGCCCAGGGCTAGTACTAGATTTGCTATTTGGGATGGGGTGGGATTACAGACTAATTTCACAGGTAGAGACAAACAAGCTTTCCTGCTAGAGAAAGGAGACATAGAAACCGTAACCCGTTTCTTCCTGACAAGAACTTAGAACAATCTTTGGGTAGCTACATCTTTGAAGATTTTCTCATCAAGGCAACATTATGGAGGTTTATCCCCTTGTACCCATGAACACAGGGTGTTCGGTTTCTTTTTGGGAAGTCACTGGAGAGTTTctatttctagtatttttaacATAGTTCTAGCCCTCCATATAGATTTCTGAGTTCCCTGCTAGTTTTCTCCTGTGCAGAAgtacttttattatttgtatcaAATAGAAAAGGTAAGTCAAAACCAAGAATATACTGCTGTTTACCCTCCTGGaaacagaatatatttcaaaaagcaAGGGAATAGAGAGGAAAGAGGTGCTGCCTAGATAGCTATCAGGAGACTGGGCAGCTCTGCTACCATCACAGACCTAAGATGAGTCCCTTAACTTCCCTCAGCTTGTCTCAACCACAGTTTTCTCATGGGAGTGTTAGACACGATGATTGCTCACCCTTGTGGGTGGATCTGAAGTTCGCCGCTAACACTTCAGCAATAATCCTGGTGAGCAAGCTCATATCACTTTAGGTAGCTAGCTAAAACATTTCTTCCTGTTCATGGCTgtaaatatatagtattttattgcCACCCCTCTCTTATCTCAATTTTCCCCGTTctttaactctttctttttttttttttctattactcttacattttatttatttacttattttttatttttattttacttcaagttctgggatacatgtgctgaacgtgcaggcttgttatataggtatacatgtaccatggtggtttactgcacctatcaacctgtcatctaggttttaagccctgtgtGCATTAGGTGcttgtcctaatgctgtccctccccttgtcccccaccccccaacaggcccaggtgtgtgatgttcccctccctgtgtgttctcattgttcaactcccacttatgagtgaggacatgtggtgtttaactctgtctctaaacaatTAGTTTGATCCTGGTCTTTCTGTAGCCTCCTTTGTATTATCTGAAAAGTTTTCTAAGTTGATAAGCTGCCCATTTTCCTTAGATG includes:
- the C11H12orf75 gene encoding overexpressed in colon carcinoma 1 protein isoform X2, with protein sequence MGCGNSTATSAGAGRGPAGAAKDVTEESITEDDKRRNYGGVYVGLPSEAVNMVSSQTKTVRKN
- the C11H12orf75 gene encoding overexpressed in colon carcinoma 1 protein isoform X1 — encoded protein: MSHHTWPAFILMQGENLCILKTEESITEDDKRRNYGGVYVGLPSEAVNMVSSQTKTVRKN